One stretch of Prunus persica cultivar Lovell chromosome G1, Prunus_persica_NCBIv2, whole genome shotgun sequence DNA includes these proteins:
- the LOC18790301 gene encoding caffeic acid 3-O-methyltransferase, producing MSSRISEKTNANPMSQQQEEEKEEEEVGKLAIRLANVVILPMVLKSAIELNIIDIISAAGDGKFLSPSEIAASLPTKNPDASVLLDRMLRLLTSHSILKCSVRTGQDGKVERLYGAGALCKFLVKDQHDGVGSVGPLLLLHHDKVFMESWCHFNDAVLEGGIPFNRAYGMTAFEYPETDERFNRVFNQAMSNHTTLILKKIFDVYKGFEGLNVLVDVGGGIGVTLNLITTKYPRIKGINFDLPHVLADAPSYPGVEHVGGDMFVSVPQGDAIFMKWILHDWSDEHCLTLLKNCCKALPSSGKVIIVESILPDIPDSSVTSNIVCEQDLLMLTVNPGGKERTKHEYEDLAVKSGFSGCEVICNAYNSWIMEFHKNANP from the exons ATGAGCAGCAGAATCTCTGAGAAAACCAACGCAAACCCAATGTCTcagcaacaagaagaagaaaaggaagaggaagaagtgGGCAAGTTGGCTATAAGATTAGCCAATGTGGTGATCCTACCAATGGTTCTAAAGTCAGCCATTGAACTCAACATCATAGACATCATCTCCGCTGCAGGGGATGGCAAGTTCCTCTCACCTTCTGAGATTGCGGCTAGCCTTCCCACAAAGAACCCAGACGCCTCGGTTCTGCTGGACCGGATGCTGAGGCTTTTGACAAGCCATTCTATTCTCAAATGCTCGGTTCGAACCGGCCAAGATGGGAAGGTGGAGAGGCTGTATGGTGCTGGAGCTCTATGCAAGTTTCTTGTCAAGGATCAGCATGATGGAGTTGGGTCTGTTGGGCCTTTGCTTCTGCTGCATCATGATAAGGTCTTCATGGAGAGCTG GTGCCACTTCAATGATGCTGTATTAGAAGGCGGAATTCCATTTAACAGGGCTTATGGAATGACAGCCTTTGAGTATCCAGAAACAGATGAGAGGTTCAATCGGGTATTCAACCAGGCCATGTCAAACCACACTACCTTAATCTTGAAGAAGATATTTGATGTTTATAAAGGGTTTGAAGGCCTCAATgtgttggtcgatgtgggggGTGGAATTGGTGTCACTCTCAATTTGATCACCACCAAGTACCCCCGCATTAAGggcattaattttgatttgcCCCACGTTTTAGCTGATGCTCCTTCTTATCCAG GTGTGGAGCATGTTGGGGGAGATATGTTTGTAAGTGTTCCACAAGGAGATGCTATATTCATGAAG TGGATACTTCATGATTGGAGTGATGAGCATTGCTTGACACTTCTCAAGAACTGCTGCAAAGCTCTCCCCAGCTCTGGAAAAGTTATCATTGTGGAATCAATTCTTCCCGACATTCCTGACAGTAGCGTTACATCTAACATTGTCTGCGAGCAGGACTTACTCATGCTAACAGTAAACCCTGGAGGGAAAGAGAGGACCAAACATGAATACGAGGACTTAGCAGTAAAATCTGGATTCTCTGGATGTGAAGTCATTTGCAATGCTTACAACAGCTGGATTATGGAGTTCCACAAAAACGCAAATCCCTAA